Within Rhododendron vialii isolate Sample 1 chromosome 12a, ASM3025357v1, the genomic segment gtttggtccCGGAAAAAGGAATTGGATACTTAGGGCGAATTCTCCTAAACTTATCTTAGAATAAGttgttttttgtcattatttgatttttttgtatttgttagttttgtaccaaatttttgtgaattattgatttgtttcgacaagagaaatcacaaaataaataaacttatttcacttattttgctaaaaaatggttatttctcaaatggttgggtaaaagtaattttttttacttttctaatttctcttgTCAAggcgaattaataatccacaaaagatgggcgtaaaattaacaaatgcaaaaaaaatcaaataaggacaaaacaacttaatttttttttaagttgagGAGAACTCACCCTTATAAGTGcttgattaaaaaatatttaatttttcagttggatttcagaataatgaaaaagttagatgattgaatcgagcacttatagataTCATATTCAGATAATTTTTCGcaggggcccttgaaaaaatgttttaaatttaatgaacgactcgaatcatttttttgaaacccgtagtgggccccacattgCGATCAGTTCACTATTTATCTGTGCAAGAGTGctacacacaacggttgtgtgaaacacaacacacaacaaATCTTTATCagtccattgttgtaataaatggccagaattcgccaaaacggtccaaataTATCTGGACGGTTAGAATTAAGTGCACAACCACACAATAATTGTGCGCAtagcatttttgttatttgTGTGGGTATCATTTCTGAAAGAAAATAGACTACGAAGGCGCCGAAATGGAGAAAAAGACCCGCCAGTTGTTTAATGATAATTTTGTTAATACTAAGAAAACTAAGGACATATTAGTAAAATACTATTAAAGTACTTTGTGTGATGTGATCCATCAGTCCTTTGCGTTGGGAAGAATGTAAAGCTGCCTAAAGGTGACCCAAATAAcaagcagaaagtctacagttaccgatcgggaaatcccgatTGGAATCTCGACGCTCCACTGGGCACTCTTCGGCCACCAGATGGctgatccgatccgtccaataattctaaaaaaaaaaaccgagtgggcgcacgcgagaataaatggcatccgacgtgtgtaagtggccgatccaagcactccttttttggccgatccaaacacaaaaatagagttcttggatcggccacttatacacgtcggatgccgtttattctcgcatAGGcccactcgggtttttttttagaattattggacggatcgaATCGGCCATCTGGTGGCCGGAGAGTGCCCAGTGGAGTGTCgagattccgatcgggatttcccgatcggtaactgtagacttactCAATAACAAGTGCCATGAGGCAcccattagagcatctccaatcgaatactctatttgagagtatcaaaatactctattttattcataaagtaaTTTTAGAGGAAATTACTATTCatatttactccaaccacaaaccctctatttattcatagagtgattttagaggagatcctccatattttctcacatcctctaaatatggaggatcaaaatcacatcctctcaaatagaggaggcTTGAGAGGATGAGTTAGAGGAATTccatactctcaaatggaggaatagagcatgggttggagatgctcttagcatTTGCCAATGGTCAATTACTCCAAAAATATCGTGGCCCAAACAAAAGGATTCGTGGCATTATGGCCACACTTGCAGATTCTGTTTGGGTGAAGAATAACCTATTAATTCCGGCTCAAAGAGCCTATAGCCTAATAAGTcttcttcattattttgttgacaaaaataaCCCTcgtaaaaaaaagttattagaaAGAGACAATCcagccaccaccgccgccaccaccaccatcatgtcaccaccaccactccaccccgccgccgccgccacaccGCCACATCACGCTACCACCATCACCGCCATGCCGTCACCATCACCACATTGCCACCATGCCATCAACACCACCGCCActaccgccgccgccgctgccaccaccaccaccaacattaTTAACAGTGCTAACTTTTGTCTAAATTAGCAGTCAACCCATACAAcctcctacaccaccaccaccacaacgccgccaccgccaccattaccaccactccaccatcaccatcacgctaccaccaccatcaccactaccacgccgctgccgccaccaccaccaccaccaccacaaccacaattaacagtgtcaATTCATATCCAAATTAAAAGTGTTAATTTCTCTCTAAATTAACGGTgctaatttttaaataaatttacaccacaattaacattgttaattgacAGTTGGCCTATATAACGTCCTATACTACCGCtctaccatcaccaccaccgtcacaattaacagtgttaaattctgtTTAAATtcataattaacagtgttaaattctatCCAAATTTACAGGGATGGGCTGAgagatttgaaaccctaaaatgatGAGATGGGGCATTCATTTGTGAACCGCGGCAAGAACAACGATTGCAGTTCCAGACGGAGGCGGCAGAGGCATCAACGTTCATGGAGGCGGCAGACGGAGGTGGCGGCGAAGGCATCGACGTCCATGGAGGCGGCGGGGGTGGAACAGCCAAAGGAGAAGTAGCTGGCTGTGGAGCTAAGACTGGGGGAGGAGTGGCCAGTGGTATGGCTAAAACCGGTGGAGGAGTAGCTGGTGGTGGCGGGGCTGActggaggggagagagagagagatagagaagggGGGGGCTACATTCATTTAAAATCCTAAATGATGGGCTGTGTTCATTTGTTGCTATTTAACATGGGGTAAACAAGTAAAATCACACCCATATGACTTAGTGAGCATTGCACTTTTATCCCATAGGACTTGATGGGTTATGGAATCCAATATTAGGACCGGCCCGCAATTAACTCATTGTTAAAAGTTACTAGTTAGATGGTAAATAGAACTTTTCCCTTTCAAATCGTGAGTTCTAAAACAGAACCAAAGAGTCCTAAATGTTAACTAATTTTTCCTCTACCTTATTTCCCCCAACTTTCTCAACTCTAATTCAACTACTACTTCCGTTCAAAAATAATTGTCGTATTTGCCAAACGAggactttaaaaaaatattttttcaaaaaattatgtttcatTTTTAACTTCCATCCAAAATTTTCCACAATCAATCTATAAGTAAACATATTGTCTCCCGGATACAATACCACCACACCTAGATACAATACCACCACACCACACTAGCGTGAAACCacttaacacacacacacacacacacacagtctctctctctctctctctctctctgacacacacacacacaagacCAGTGTGAAACCTCACCCCTCATCAATCGACCCAATACCAATCCCTTATCTCTTCCCCAAATTTCTCCAAAACCGTCATCAATCGACCCAATACTTGTTGGGGGAAAAGACGGTAATAGCATAATTTCAAAGaacaattttattgataacgacACAATTACAGAATACATGAACAAAACATGTTATATTGAACAAGACACAAACACGAGTCAAGTTCTGTGTGATATCATAGtttccttaagaaagattcatTGCCTACCGAGGGTGTTGTAGGATCTATTGACATCTTCCTCCAAGGATTGGCTCGGGTAAAACACAAACTTTCAGAACACCTTCATCAACTACCTTAACGAACTGACTACCGCCTGCCTTTCTCTCACACAAAGAACGAATTTCAGTCTCTTTTGGAGCAATGTGAATCCACCAATACAGTAAGTTTTGATTTTTAGTCCCTAAACAGAAAtcgcaaagtttgacattaaGGGAAACTTataaaaataagtagcttagtttttttattaaaaaattggtGGGAGGTCCAATATAGCATGTtttaacccactaagtccacttctaaatttcataacccctctagtccactaatataaTTATATAACCTAATAACTCCAATTTACTTTAAAAGACATATTTTTCAAGACCAAAAAACCCTCCTATATAACATATatagagagaaaccctagatcACAAAACAAATCTGAGCCTCCCTCCCCCCCATGATGAACCTTCCGCCTCCAAGATTATTATCAAGCCGAGGACGGTGCCGGAATATAATTTATAcgatttgtttgattttttgttgtttgtggcTGGCTTTCCACATCTCGTTTGTTTCATAGATTTGTCATGAATTGACTTTCCCCCTTTATATATTCCGAACCTTTTGCTTGCTAGGCCAGGATTCCCATTCGTCTTGCATATAGGTATATATTTGGAGTATAAATTTGTTATTGCTGCTTCAAATTTGATTGAGTTTTTAATTTCCAAAGttatctcctttttctattttgatgcTTTGTGTTGTCTTTTGACTAAGTTTGTgaaatcaattttgtgttttttgtttgatcggAGTTCATTAAATCTCGTGAACTTGTTATTTGAATTTAGTTGTCTAACATatggtatctctctctctctctctactggttttgaaagataagattttTTGTTATAATACATTTAGACATTCGATATACTTTTGAAGATTCTTTGCAGCTGTGATTTGTCTTGGTTCTGTAACTCTGTTTCCTGATCTGGAAATTTTATGCATCTATGTACAACATCACCGATTCACCAGGTAGCGAAGGGAGGACATACGCGAAGTCATGGAGAAGAGTCATTCACCCAAACCTCGGAATCAATAATATCATCTTATACATATAATACTTGTTCCTCATAGTAGTACTTGCGGTTCTGTATCTTGGATCTCTTTGATATTTAAGGTTATAGTCTATTTCTTGCACTAATCTTGAATGAATTTGGATTTTCAACTTGTTATGTGTGTGAAATTTGTAGTTTCAGTCAATTATATTACGTTATTCTGTTTTTTCATAAATGTGCTTTAAAGTTGGTTTGTCTATCGTATTAAGAAGGTTGATCCGGTCTTTTATTGATTTTATTGGAGAGAAATTTGGagtagtaaaaataaaaaaatataatattataagaAGGTTGATCCAGTCTTTTGTTTGTCCCGTGTCCGGTTATCATCAGATTTGGAGGTTtctgaataaatatataaggttatatgtgtgatTTCCCTACGGTTAGAGGTATGatgttttttgaataaatatataaagttATATTTGTGCTTTTCATCAATCACTATTGATTTGGTCTGCGCAGCGGCCTCTCCGACTTGCTTCTAatatattttgagtttttttgagtaaatatataagattatatgtgtgttttttctaggactagacatataaggttggaataagttgtgttttttgaacaaatatataaggttatatgtttgATTTTCATGtcacataaaaaatatatttttgtgtgttttttttgttatttaatgtcatttttttaaaacatttttagttagagagagatataataatatataacgttatattgttatatataacattctagattagaaatattctatgttatttaataaagaaaacatataacgttatatatgaccTTTTTGTaccatataatgttatatatgaacTTCTGTCATATATAACGGTATAAGCTCCGTCGtcgatcacttattgaattgatCCACGTAGCGGTCTCTTCGACTTATACatgaaaatatgtgatttgaaTTGAAGCTCGGTTAgcgatgtggtttggttataaATGATCTTCTCTACTgagacatatatgttatatgtggCAATTTGCCATTGGTACCTAATTTTGTCCTgtaaaactccaaaacaaaggaactaataacgttatatattctcttattgaattggtccgcacAGCAGCCTCACAAAaacacatatggatatatctatatatgattatatatatagttatatgagaatatttgtgaccatatgtgtgtgtgtgtgtatatatatatgtgagcttgtattgacataaacaaatatttcaatttgCGTTGAGGACATATAATgttgtatatgagattttgtcctgtaaaactcaaaaaaaagagaggaactaataacgttatatgttctcttattgaatAAGTCCGCGCAACAACCTCTCGAAAGTACATATGaatatatccatatattatcAGTAGCAAGTCGTATAGGCCattgcgcggaccaattcaataagtgatagACAACGgagcatataacgttatatgtgaacttctgtcatgtgtaatatgcatttttcctagggttagacatataatattatatctcatttttgagatatattaatgttgttttgaatatgtatgtatgtagaTATAGAGGTTATGGGAATGCTATTCGGAGGCAGAAAATCACAATTTTTGAAGGATTCGATGAAGGTTTTGATGAAGAAACGGTGAAAAAAATGAAGCTCGACCCCCCATGGCCTCATCAATATTCAACTTGGGATTCAAGGCGCGACTGAAAACAAGGATAATGGTGGCATGATATGTGatcatataatgttattttttgagatatataataCTGTTGAAAAGATATGATGTTGTTTTGAGAACATATATATGTAatgttttgtgagacttagaATTACAGAAAcaaatatataatgttatatattctgtTTTTTATGAGATTTAGAACTACAAAAGCttacatataatgttatatgttctgttttatttttttgtgagattcagagttacagaagctcaaatataatgttatatgttatgtttttttagcgatatttagatattcaaaaactcaaatataatgttatatgttttgccacacatataatgttgtatgttaggaaatttttatcactcatataatgttaaaatatcaatacaagaaaaataggaaaaaacaaaaagagtactttgtcacatatataacgttaaatatTAAGTGTAGcggattcaataaaaaaaaatcgagaaaaatgaaaaaatatggtttttgttacacatataacgttatatgtggcgtgatgACAGCAGCGGCGGCAGTGGCAGTGGTGgcggcttgattgcaacaaaaacggaaaaaaatggaaaaaaaaaatttcgtgtTAACCAAACGAGGCCCTTGTTTCTTAGGTGGGGTATTTTtatcattaaaattattagtagACTTaggttatgaaacttagaagtggactagatgaGTTTAGAAAGTGCTACAGtgaacttatgaaaaattctccatttttttaatatcttcttcggatgatgctatggtgtccctagtcattttggggacaccgtaatttttggcataatttcaccattatgagcataactaaaacccttacaagtataacagaacccaaacaaggcataaccaaggaatatccaaaaaaccaaacaaggcataacaaacaagttatgccttgctatggttctattatgctcataatgattttagttatgctcataattaattttgattatacttataatgattttgttataccaaaagttacggtgtccccaaaatgactgggGACACCAAAGTCATTCCCTCTTCTGTACCTTTCTTGAGAACTAAGCgtacttttttacttttgtcaTTATCAAGCCAAAGATGTTCGTAGTTATAGTTCAAGTTAGCACGGGGTGTAGTCCCGCCATTTTCTgccaattttgattttcttcaatgTTATGATTCGATTATATTATAGAACTCGTAGATGAGAATCACGTTGAACCAAGTTAATCAGATATTTATCTATATCTGAACGAAGCaaatttttcttctaaaaaatgGGTTCTTCAAGTTATAATCCAGTTTGGTCAATTCATTTGtcggaaaataaattttctatgtTCAGATACTGAAAAAAAtccaatcaacttgattttgcaCTTAGTTGTTCTTATCAACGAGTTCTATGATATTAACGAATTAAATTATTGAAGTAGTCCGTAATGAGGTGTAAAATGGCCAGACTTATATACCCTATATACAGTCCAAGTTCAATAGCCAACTTGAGAGAagcaaactctttttttttttttagtgattttGTCACCCCAAATTATTAATAGAGTGCTAAAATTAACTTatattgattttgacactttctAAATTGTTAACTTTTAGAGAGTGAAAAAATTAATAGTATAAGTTAAGAGGAgtggcggataaaaaaaaaaaaagttaagaagaatgCTGTTAACAATTTGAGAGGACAAAatcacttttccttttttttaatctaaattaatcaacttttttctttgtttgggacttcctctttctctttatATACTTTGACTGTTGTTGTCACCaagaccctctctctctctctctctctctctctctaaatatcCATTCAAACGTGTCCTCTTTCACGTCCCAAACGGAGTagtgtttcctttttctttctttctttcacacTTCACTCCCCTTCATCAATGGACACTGCCTTGACAGCAGCAATTAGCAGCATGACCTCCGCTGTTAACGGCCTCACAACTTCTACCCCACAAAGAATTACCTTTGGCCCATCATGGCCAATCCCCAGACCCAACATGCTCGATCTTTACCCCTCTAATACCTTCCTTAGTCCCCAGAAAacctcaaaccctaaccctagaaacaGAGCAAATCCCCTGTTTCTCACTCACTGCTCCACAAAACCAAACACTGACAGAGAAAATGCCACAGACAACAAAAATTCACCTTTCGAGAAACCCAATTCAAATCTCCAAGAACCGAGAAAACCCACTTCAAATCAACCCCTTTCTTCTTCGAATTCGTCGTTTTCTAGAGGTTTGGtgtttgatttggggttaaaAAGCTCATGGGACGGTTTTGAAATTGGGTCTCCTGTTGTGAAAAGGTACCTCAGTGATGAGAAGGAGAGGTGGTACATGTGGTATCATGGGAGGTCTGAAGGAAACCCAGGTTTGGATTCGATCGGTTTGGCTGTTTCAAGCAATGGGATTCATTGGGAGAGGAGCGGTGGTTGGGTAACATCGAGCGAGGACACAGGTTTGGTGATGGATTGCAGTAAAGATTGGTGGGCGTTTGATACTCAGAGCATTAGGCCTTGTGACGTGGTGATCATGTCTAGTGCAAAGGTAAGAGCAAATGCTGTCTATTGGCTTTACTATACTGGGTTTAGCTCTGAAATTGTTGAGTTTTGGGACAATTCTGTGGAATTCGGATTGGAAAACCCCGAAAGGATTAGGATTCAAGATGATGAGAGTGGTAGAACAAGTAAGGTTTTTAGGTCTTTGCCTGGTTTGGCTATGAGTCAAGATGGGAGGCATTGGGCTAGAATTGAGGGGGAGCATCATACTGGGGCTTTATTTGATGTGGGATCAAAAGGCGAGTGGGATTCTATGTTCATTGCCTCCCCACAAGTTGTTTTTCACAGTAGCGGTGATCTTAGGATGTTCTATCATTCGTTTGATGTGGAAAATGGTGTGTTTGCTCTTGGGGTTGCAAGGTCAAGAGATGGGATTAAGTGGGTGAAGTTGGGGAAAATTATTGGGGGAGGAGGGAATGGTGCTTTTGATGAACTTGGGGTGGTAAATGCTCGCGTTGTGAGAACTCGAACAGATGGGAAATATGTGATGGTTTATGAAGGTGTGGCTGCAGATGGAGGAAGGAGTATTGGGCTGGCAATGTCGACGGATGGGTTGAAGAATTGGCAGAGAGTTCAAGGTGAGGCGGTTTTAAAGCCAAGCGAAGAAGATGGGTGGGATAGTATAGGTGTGGGATCGCCGTGTCTTGTTCAGATGGACGGGGATGCAGATGAATGGAGGTTGTATTACAAAGGAATTGGCAAACGGGGAGAGACAGGAATTGGGATGGCGGTGTCTGAAGGTAGTGAGATTAGAAGTTTCCGAAGGTGGACCGGATTTCATCTATAGGACAAATCTAGCGCGGCTTCTTGTTTTCAATGACATTTTTTAATTGGTTCGGTCATGCTAAATTGTTTCATGCTTGATGCCTTatggttgttttgttttgttttgtgttgtttagtttttctttttgctcaCATAGATGTGAAAGAACCTTGTGGATTCTACTTACAGACCAAGATTTCTGAACTTGGTCGTTGCCTTTGTTTCCATCTGTGTACTCAATAATACTGTCAATGACAACTTCAACACTGCATAGCTTGTTTTGGATTACATTCCGATGATTTTATTCAGTGATCTTTCAAATGTTTTCCTTATCATCTTCATGGAGCTGATATGATCGTCACCATCTCTTTTCTTCTCATCTTTtta encodes:
- the LOC131311974 gene encoding uncharacterized protein LOC131311974, producing the protein MDTALTAAISSMTSAVNGLTTSTPQRITFGPSWPIPRPNMLDLYPSNTFLSPQKTSNPNPRNRANPLFLTHCSTKPNTDRENATDNKNSPFEKPNSNLQEPRKPTSNQPLSSSNSSFSRGLVFDLGLKSSWDGFEIGSPVVKRYLSDEKERWYMWYHGRSEGNPGLDSIGLAVSSNGIHWERSGGWVTSSEDTGLVMDCSKDWWAFDTQSIRPCDVVIMSSAKVRANAVYWLYYTGFSSEIVEFWDNSVEFGLENPERIRIQDDESGRTSKVFRSLPGLAMSQDGRHWARIEGEHHTGALFDVGSKGEWDSMFIASPQVVFHSSGDLRMFYHSFDVENGVFALGVARSRDGIKWVKLGKIIGGGGNGAFDELGVVNARVVRTRTDGKYVMVYEGVAADGGRSIGLAMSTDGLKNWQRVQGEAVLKPSEEDGWDSIGVGSPCLVQMDGDADEWRLYYKGIGKRGETGIGMAVSEGSEIRSFRRWTGFHL